A single Brachionichthys hirsutus isolate HB-005 chromosome 17, CSIRO-AGI_Bhir_v1, whole genome shotgun sequence DNA region contains:
- the LOC137906799 gene encoding platelet-derived growth factor subunit A-like, which translates to MRAALFHLLAGCLCLLRAAAEESPLPRELLARLSRSEIRSISDLQRLLGIDSVENEVIEDAKRGDHKDVSHGVPDLKRAHARTRHRRSTVVDEATPAGCKVRMAIYEIPRYQVDPASANFIIWPPCVEVTRCTGCCNTGNMRCHAARKRHRTVKVAKVEYVRRRPKLKEVQVKLEDHLECVCSNRHHVSPNPNADEGRGAKPPYPRGRSSARWHGLDLPPGPALPIPRGLKRLFQTRERFCRANNAIPKSRGSNGREARNAVSLPPEPRED; encoded by the exons ATGAGAGCTGCGCTTTTCCACCTCCTCGCCGGCTGCCTCTGCCTGTTACGCGCCGCTGCGGAG GAGTCCCCTCTTCCCCGGGAGCTCTTGGCGCGCCTCTCCCGCAGCGAGATCCGCAGCATCAGCGACCTCCAGCGGCTGCTCGGGATAGACTCCGTGG AGAACGAGGTGATCGAAGACGCCAAACGCGGCGACCACAAGGACGTCTCTCACGGTGTCCCGGACCTGAAGAgggcgcacgcacgcaccagACACAGGCGGAGCACCG TGGTGGACGAGGCCACGCCGGCGGGCTGTAAGGTACGGATGGCGATTTACGAGATCCCCAGGTACCAGGTGGACCCCGCCTCCGCCAACTTCATCATCTGGCCGCCCTGCGTGGAGGTGACGCGCTGCACCGGCTGCTGCAACACCGGCAACATGAGGTGCCACGCCGCCCGCAAACGCCACCGCACGGTCAAG GTGGCAAAGGTGGAGTATGTGAGGAGGCGTCCCAAACTGAAGGAGGTGCAGGTGAAGCTGGAGGATCACCTGGAGTGCGTGTGCAGCAACAGACACCACGTCAGCCCAAACCCGAACGCAGACGAGG GCCGTGGAGCCAAACCCCCGTACCCACGAGGCCGTTCCAGCGCCCGCTGGCACGGCCTCGACCTGCCGCCTGGCCCAGCGCTGCCCATTCCGCGCGGCCTCAAACGGCTCTTTCAGACC CGGGAGCGATTCTGCAGAGCTAATAACGCTATCCCTAAATCCAGAGGCTCAAATGGAAGGGAGGCGAGGAACGCCGTGTCTCTGCCTCCTGAGCCCAGGGAGGACTGA